The following proteins come from a genomic window of Verrucomicrobiia bacterium:
- a CDS encoding aldo/keto reductase, with the protein MQSILLGSSSIRVTRLSYGCWRIAENGEKDYAAAREAVLAAVDTGYTFFDHADIYCDGHSEIAFSRVLKEVKGLRERLIIATKCGIRKPDEKLGHPVRYDFSKDYILNCCDASLQRLGVETIDLYQLHRPDWLCDPFEVAHAFSKLRQSGKVREFGVSNFSPPQVSMLQAALPFPILSNQVEISLMQIERFTDGTLDQCLERRMTPMAWSPLGGGLLGNGASSLLPGQMKYDPARVTAALDKLAKELGSTRSTVALAWLLKHPSKIVPIVGSPNPAHIRSAAECLNVNLTREQWYTLLEAARGERLP; encoded by the coding sequence ATGCAAAGCATTCTTCTGGGTTCCAGTTCCATCCGCGTCACCCGCCTTTCTTATGGTTGCTGGCGCATCGCCGAGAACGGCGAGAAAGATTACGCCGCCGCTCGCGAGGCTGTCTTGGCCGCCGTCGATACCGGTTACACCTTCTTCGACCATGCGGACATCTATTGCGACGGACATTCGGAGATCGCCTTCAGTCGTGTGTTGAAAGAGGTGAAAGGCTTGCGCGAACGTTTGATCATTGCCACGAAATGCGGCATCCGTAAACCCGATGAAAAGCTGGGCCATCCGGTGCGTTATGATTTCAGCAAGGATTACATCCTGAACTGCTGCGATGCCTCGTTGCAACGCCTCGGCGTCGAGACGATTGATCTCTATCAATTGCATCGCCCGGATTGGCTCTGCGATCCGTTTGAAGTCGCCCATGCGTTCAGCAAGTTGCGCCAAAGCGGCAAGGTGCGTGAATTCGGTGTGAGCAATTTCAGCCCCCCACAAGTCTCCATGCTGCAAGCGGCCCTGCCCTTCCCCATCCTGAGCAATCAGGTGGAGATCAGCCTCATGCAGATCGAAAGATTCACGGATGGCACGCTGGATCAATGCCTCGAGCGTCGCATGACGCCGATGGCGTGGAGCCCGCTCGGCGGCGGCTTGCTGGGTAACGGCGCGAGCAGCCTGCTGCCCGGCCAGATGAAGTATGATCCAGCCCGCGTCACCGCCGCTCTCGACAAGCTGGCGAAGGAACTCGGCAGCACGCGCTCCACGGTGGCACTCGCTTGGCTACTCAAGCATCCAAGCAAGATTGTACCGATCGTGGGCTCACCGAATCCAGCGCACATCCGCAGTGCGGCAGAGTGCCTGAACGTAAATCTCACTCGGGAACAGTGGTATACCTTGCTGGAAGCTGCACGAGGTGAGCGATTGCCGTAA
- a CDS encoding thioredoxin family protein has protein sequence MTLEQAKDNGGKRRMQELAPYFAVVVLGLLLGSVFLNIFKGDTKKAGVTWEVYSETALKVALAQKKTVMIYFSADWCGPCHKLRRETFTDLDVQAEAQRFVRFNVDLTSPEGEMAKVGQKYAVMALPTVMFMDGNGEERTRVRLVGFEEAARFRQRMQAVK, from the coding sequence ATGACCTTGGAACAGGCAAAAGATAATGGCGGGAAGAGACGGATGCAGGAATTGGCGCCTTACTTTGCCGTGGTAGTGCTGGGATTGCTGTTGGGTAGCGTGTTCCTGAATATTTTCAAAGGAGACACCAAGAAAGCTGGCGTGACTTGGGAGGTTTATTCCGAAACAGCTTTGAAAGTAGCGCTGGCGCAGAAAAAGACGGTGATGATCTATTTCTCAGCGGACTGGTGCGGGCCCTGCCATAAGTTGCGCCGGGAAACGTTCACCGATCTCGATGTGCAGGCCGAAGCGCAGCGGTTCGTCCGTTTCAATGTGGATCTCACCAGTCCTGAAGGGGAGATGGCGAAGGTCGGGCAGAAATATGCCGTGATGGCTTTGCCGACGGTGATGTTCATGGATGGAAATGGAGAGGAACGCACACGGGTCCGGCTGGTGGGTTTTGAGGAGGCGGCACGTTTTCGCCAACGGATGCAGGCGGTGAAGTGA
- the lnt gene encoding apolipoprotein N-acyltransferase has protein sequence MSKLKAIFCARSTLALLVGVLLSLAFPKAHLAVCAWIAPSLALWVASGGETGKKRFLYGWLFGLGFNLTSLYWLWFIPVKFFPILGWLALSAWQALYYGFWVWLCLRLAPSDLFKRDSSGVKDESAWSQRVIWSLGCAAIWAGLEMCMARILTGFPWLTLGVSQYRFTPLIQIASWTGVYGVSFMVIWFSASLVNAMYIIRQRQIALWAWLKEVFLPLGTVMVLSGLGLMEMMVVDASQREVRFALIQPSIPQTVKWDAEANKQAFSKVWKLTELALEVKPDVILWPEAATPGLLRYDEKLLRDVTRLAWKHQVWLIVGADDAEANTATEDPNDGIYYNSSFLISPKGELASKHDKQKLVVFGEYVPFSDSLPFLKWFTPIEGGFTPGKDQTPFSLDGLGVRSSILICFEDIFPHFVRQGVKEDVNLLINLTNNGWFGESAAQWQHAANAAFRAVENRRPLVRCTNNGLTCWVDAWGRMTVSSFGEKDVYREGFDVVTVPIRQFPVTFYTRYGDVFGWSCVVVFFGLVIFGWRKRNNS, from the coding sequence ATGTCCAAACTCAAAGCGATATTCTGCGCGCGCAGCACGTTGGCCCTGCTGGTGGGTGTGTTGCTGTCGCTGGCGTTTCCGAAAGCGCATCTTGCCGTGTGCGCGTGGATCGCACCTTCATTGGCGCTTTGGGTGGCATCTGGTGGGGAGACGGGGAAGAAGAGGTTTCTCTACGGCTGGCTCTTCGGTCTGGGTTTCAATCTCACTTCACTTTACTGGCTGTGGTTCATCCCGGTTAAGTTTTTTCCCATACTGGGCTGGCTTGCGTTATCTGCGTGGCAAGCTTTGTATTACGGGTTTTGGGTCTGGCTTTGTTTGCGTCTGGCTCCATCAGATTTGTTTAAGAGGGATTCGTCAGGGGTGAAGGATGAATCAGCATGGTCGCAGCGCGTGATATGGTCGTTAGGTTGCGCTGCCATTTGGGCAGGACTGGAGATGTGCATGGCGCGCATATTGACGGGCTTCCCATGGTTGACACTGGGTGTTTCCCAATACCGGTTCACTCCCTTGATCCAGATCGCATCATGGACAGGGGTGTATGGTGTGTCATTCATGGTCATCTGGTTTTCAGCATCGCTGGTTAATGCCATGTATATTATCCGCCAGCGGCAGATCGCTTTATGGGCTTGGCTGAAGGAAGTCTTTTTGCCATTGGGCACGGTGATGGTTTTGAGCGGCTTGGGTTTGATGGAGATGATGGTCGTCGATGCGTCGCAACGGGAGGTCCGCTTTGCACTGATCCAGCCGAGCATCCCGCAAACGGTGAAATGGGATGCCGAGGCCAACAAACAGGCTTTCAGCAAAGTGTGGAAACTTACAGAGCTCGCCCTGGAGGTGAAACCGGACGTGATTCTTTGGCCGGAAGCCGCCACGCCGGGATTGCTGCGTTATGATGAGAAACTTCTCCGGGATGTGACCCGGTTGGCTTGGAAGCATCAGGTCTGGTTGATCGTGGGTGCGGACGATGCCGAGGCCAACACAGCCACTGAAGATCCCAATGACGGGATTTACTACAACAGCAGTTTCCTGATCTCTCCAAAGGGGGAGTTGGCAAGCAAGCATGACAAGCAAAAGCTCGTGGTGTTCGGGGAATACGTGCCGTTCTCCGATTCATTACCGTTCTTAAAATGGTTTACTCCGATCGAAGGGGGGTTCACACCCGGCAAAGACCAGACTCCGTTCTCTCTGGATGGGCTCGGTGTGCGCTCTTCCATCTTGATCTGTTTTGAAGACATCTTTCCGCATTTTGTACGGCAAGGGGTGAAGGAAGATGTGAATCTGCTTATTAACCTGACGAACAACGGCTGGTTCGGGGAAAGCGCAGCCCAATGGCAGCATGCGGCCAATGCGGCTTTTCGGGCGGTGGAGAACCGTCGTCCGCTTGTGCGCTGTACTAATAATGGACTGACCTGCTGGGTGGACGCCTGGGGGCGGATGACGGTCTCTTCGTTCGGAGAGAAAGACGTTTATCGGGAAGGATTTGATGTGGTGACTGTACCCATCAGGCAATTCCCGGTCACGTTCTATACGCGCTACGGTGATGTGTTCGGCTGGAGTTGCGTAGTTGTATTTTTCGGACTGGTCATTTTCGGCTGGCGTAAGCGGAATAATTCTTGA
- a CDS encoding cation transporter has protein sequence MKSLKTLAIVAALSLIPASMAMAETKVKLTNVHLCCGSCVKGIESSVSKVEGATVVASQDDGTVTVTAKDDDTAKKAVNAVGKAGYYGKSDHAKIKINNDKIDDTKVASLKITGLHLCCGKCVKAFDAAVKKVDGVTEHNAENKGKEATIKGNFSPKALIASLNEAGLNAKLEKDKEKK, from the coding sequence ATGAAATCGCTTAAAACACTCGCAATCGTCGCGGCACTCAGTCTCATCCCGGCCTCCATGGCCATGGCCGAGACCAAGGTCAAACTCACCAATGTCCACCTCTGCTGCGGCAGTTGTGTGAAGGGCATTGAATCCTCTGTCAGCAAGGTGGAAGGTGCCACCGTGGTTGCCAGCCAGGATGACGGCACGGTGACCGTCACGGCCAAGGACGACGATACGGCCAAGAAGGCTGTGAACGCTGTGGGCAAGGCGGGTTACTACGGCAAGTCTGACCATGCCAAGATCAAGATCAACAACGACAAGATCGACGACACCAAGGTGGCTTCCTTGAAGATCACCGGCCTGCATCTCTGCTGCGGCAAATGCGTGAAAGCTTTTGATGCGGCTGTGAAGAAAGTGGACGGCGTGACTGAGCACAATGCCGAGAACAAGGGCAAGGAAGCTACCATCAAAGGCAACTTCAGCCCGAAGGCGCTGATCGCTTCCCTGAACGAAGCGGGCCTGAACGCCAAGCTGGAGAAGGATAAGGAAAAGAAGTAA
- a CDS encoding 6-bladed beta-propeller: MKTYCFALNWKKLTLLAATMLLTAINASAHSETNTPPPFDDTKWNTVITTGSGVNTYQTVPNWAQIPTKLQLGPTHGSAIVDKQGLVYVSTDSTNGFYVFSADGKLARTMAPELSGVHGMVIREENGKEFIYGGQVAKARAVKFTLDGEIVLSLPYPKEANVYPEGKGYKPTSVAVAPNGDIFVADGYGLSFIHKYDAKGAYVKTFGGRGKDDGKFAVCHGIAMDTRSGKPLLLVCDRENRRLQHYDLEGNFVATLATNLRRPCAVSIHNGNVAIAELEGRVTILDKNNQIAAHLGDNPDRTLWAKFDVAPNLWVPGVFTAPHGLTYDAAGNLYVQDWNKTGRVTKLLKAPQTTSTAAK; this comes from the coding sequence ATGAAGACGTATTGTTTTGCTTTGAACTGGAAGAAATTGACGTTGTTGGCCGCGACTATGTTGCTCACGGCGATCAACGCCTCGGCGCATTCGGAAACGAATACGCCGCCGCCATTCGATGACACCAAGTGGAACACCGTCATCACCACGGGTTCCGGCGTGAACACGTATCAGACGGTGCCGAACTGGGCGCAGATCCCCACCAAGTTGCAGCTCGGCCCCACGCACGGCAGCGCCATCGTGGACAAGCAAGGGCTGGTCTATGTGAGCACGGATTCCACAAACGGTTTCTACGTCTTCTCCGCTGACGGCAAACTCGCCCGCACGATGGCCCCGGAACTTTCTGGTGTGCATGGCATGGTCATCCGCGAGGAGAACGGCAAGGAATTCATTTACGGCGGCCAAGTGGCCAAGGCTCGCGCCGTGAAGTTCACGCTGGATGGCGAGATCGTCCTTTCCCTGCCCTATCCTAAAGAAGCGAACGTGTATCCCGAAGGCAAAGGCTACAAGCCCACCAGCGTGGCTGTCGCGCCGAATGGCGATATCTTCGTGGCGGATGGTTACGGTCTCTCCTTCATCCACAAGTATGATGCCAAGGGCGCTTACGTGAAGACCTTCGGCGGTCGCGGCAAGGACGACGGGAAATTCGCCGTGTGCCACGGCATCGCGATGGATACGCGCTCGGGCAAACCGCTCTTGCTTGTCTGTGATCGCGAGAATCGCCGCCTGCAACATTACGATCTCGAAGGCAATTTCGTCGCCACGCTCGCAACGAACCTCCGCCGCCCCTGCGCTGTGTCCATCCACAACGGCAATGTGGCCATCGCAGAACTCGAAGGCCGCGTGACCATTCTCGATAAGAACAACCAGATCGCCGCGCACTTGGGCGACAATCCCGATCGCACGCTGTGGGCGAAATTCGACGTGGCTCCGAACCTCTGGGTGCCCGGCGTCTTCACCGCGCCACACGGACTCACCTATGATGCCGCTGGCAATCTCTATGTGCAGGACTGGAACAAAACCGGTCGCGTGACCAAGCTGCTCAAGGCTCCGCAAACGACCAGCACCGCGGCCAAGTAA
- a CDS encoding protein tyrosine phosphatase family protein: MSGIESIKAYFCVDENLSTSGMPRPEQFADIAQAGFEVVINLALPTSDNALPNEGELVTRAGMTYIHIPVNFENPPAADFERFTRLLSASAGQKVWVHCAANMRVSAFVFLHRLRTNSASRADAERDLRRIWEPEDAWRELLNAQLVKMGQNPL; encoded by the coding sequence ATGTCGGGGATCGAAAGCATCAAGGCCTACTTCTGTGTGGATGAAAACCTCTCCACCAGCGGCATGCCGCGTCCGGAACAGTTCGCGGATATCGCCCAAGCTGGCTTCGAGGTCGTCATTAATCTCGCTTTACCGACATCTGACAATGCTTTGCCCAACGAAGGCGAACTGGTCACCCGTGCAGGCATGACTTATATCCACATACCTGTGAATTTCGAGAACCCTCCGGCGGCAGACTTCGAACGTTTCACACGACTTCTCTCTGCCAGTGCAGGACAAAAGGTTTGGGTGCATTGCGCTGCAAATATGCGCGTCTCTGCTTTCGTTTTCCTGCATCGCCTGCGTACTAATAGCGCATCCCGTGCTGATGCCGAGCGTGATCTCCGTCGTATCTGGGAGCCGGAAGATGCTTGGCGCGAGCTATTGAACGCGCAACTGGTCAAAATGGGACAGAATCCTCTGTAA
- the recQ gene encoding DNA helicase RecQ, which yields MSEQELLSLLKQYFGYTAFRPQQAGIIRDSLAGRDVFALLPTGGGKSLCYQLPALARNGLTVVISPLIALMKDQVDALTTAGVPATFLNSSITNAEGGARLRKLNDGDYKLLYVAPERLMLPGFIDSLKRWKTALVAVDEAHCISEWGHDFRPEYRQLATLRSRLPDVPMMALTATATDRVRSDIVNQLHLRDPAVYVASFNRPNLNYRIVPKSKAYAQLLEFLRARKDESGIVYCQARATTEKLAAQLRFDGIPAAHYHGQMEAEERAKNQEKFLRDEVRVICATIAFGMGINKPNVRFVVHHDLPKNIESYYQETGRAGRDGLPSDCLLLFSVGDEMKQKKFISEKPSEEEQRVALEQLALMTHYAESSECRRVVLLRYFSEKFTEENCGACDNCLAPREKFDGTVAAQKFMSCVFRMKQKSGITFGLNQVVEVLTGAETENVRRWGHDTLSTYGIGKEHSRTDWQGIGRELMRMGLVRQLTGQFMTLDLAAEGVMALKERKAITLTRQMEAPVVKKVKPGQIQCDEGLFDVLRDLRRKLAEERGVPSYIIFGDTSLREMARSYPVSSDEFANISGVGAKKLAEFCEVFCEAIRNHLKNNPRQMFAGGNTGQLIRKMQRDLNPETLGDSHFVSLKMFRGGRTLEEIARERKIAVGTVATHLAKAIELGEPVDIEKLVPKKKHAAILQAFDQCGLESLGPVKDKLGEGYDYPELHIMRAAARSGQVS from the coding sequence GTGTCTGAGCAGGAGTTGCTTTCCCTATTAAAGCAGTACTTCGGTTACACCGCCTTTCGTCCGCAGCAAGCGGGGATCATCCGTGATTCGTTGGCGGGTCGCGATGTATTTGCCCTGCTGCCGACAGGTGGTGGCAAGTCACTCTGCTACCAGTTACCTGCACTAGCGCGCAATGGCCTCACCGTTGTCATCTCGCCGCTCATCGCCTTGATGAAAGATCAGGTGGATGCGCTGACCACGGCAGGTGTCCCGGCCACGTTCCTGAATTCTTCCATCACCAATGCCGAAGGTGGCGCACGTTTGCGCAAGTTGAACGATGGTGATTACAAGCTCCTGTATGTCGCGCCGGAACGTCTGATGCTGCCCGGCTTCATCGATTCACTGAAGCGTTGGAAGACGGCTCTGGTGGCGGTGGATGAGGCGCATTGCATCAGTGAATGGGGACATGATTTTCGTCCTGAGTATCGTCAGCTCGCGACTTTGCGTAGTCGCTTGCCCGATGTGCCGATGATGGCGCTCACAGCTACGGCCACGGATCGGGTGCGGTCAGACATCGTCAATCAGTTGCACCTGCGCGATCCGGCGGTGTATGTCGCGAGTTTCAATCGACCGAACCTGAATTACCGCATCGTGCCGAAGTCGAAAGCGTATGCGCAGTTGCTGGAGTTCCTGCGAGCGCGGAAGGATGAGAGCGGTATTGTGTATTGCCAGGCACGCGCGACGACGGAGAAGCTGGCCGCACAATTACGTTTTGATGGCATCCCGGCGGCGCACTATCACGGGCAGATGGAGGCGGAGGAGCGGGCGAAGAATCAGGAGAAGTTTTTGCGTGATGAGGTGCGGGTGATTTGCGCGACCATCGCCTTCGGCATGGGCATCAACAAACCGAACGTGCGCTTCGTGGTGCATCACGATCTGCCGAAGAACATCGAGAGTTATTACCAGGAGACGGGCCGTGCGGGGCGCGATGGGTTGCCCTCGGATTGTCTGCTGCTTTTCAGCGTGGGCGATGAGATGAAGCAAAAGAAATTCATCTCTGAGAAACCAAGTGAAGAAGAGCAGCGGGTCGCACTGGAACAACTCGCTCTGATGACCCATTACGCGGAAAGCAGCGAGTGTCGGCGTGTAGTCTTGTTGCGTTATTTTAGCGAGAAATTCACGGAAGAAAATTGTGGTGCTTGCGATAACTGCCTGGCACCGCGTGAAAAATTCGATGGCACGGTGGCAGCGCAGAAGTTCATGTCGTGCGTGTTTCGCATGAAACAGAAAAGCGGCATCACCTTTGGGTTGAATCAGGTGGTGGAAGTGTTGACCGGGGCGGAGACAGAGAATGTGCGGCGGTGGGGGCATGATACATTATCCACGTATGGCATCGGGAAAGAGCATAGCCGAACAGATTGGCAGGGCATCGGCCGCGAATTGATGCGGATGGGCTTAGTGCGGCAGTTGACGGGGCAATTCATGACTTTGGATCTTGCGGCAGAAGGTGTGATGGCGCTCAAAGAGCGCAAAGCCATCACACTCACGCGACAGATGGAAGCGCCGGTGGTGAAGAAGGTGAAGCCTGGCCAGATCCAGTGCGATGAAGGCTTGTTCGATGTGTTGCGCGATCTGCGTCGCAAGTTGGCCGAGGAACGGGGTGTGCCGAGTTACATCATCTTCGGCGATACGTCGTTGCGTGAGATGGCGCGAAGCTATCCGGTGAGCAGCGATGAGTTTGCCAATATCTCCGGCGTAGGTGCGAAGAAGTTGGCGGAGTTCTGCGAGGTGTTCTGCGAGGCTATCCGTAATCACCTGAAGAATAATCCCCGCCAGATGTTTGCCGGTGGGAATACGGGACAACTTATCCGCAAGATGCAGCGGGATTTGAATCCGGAAACGTTGGGTGATTCGCACTTTGTTTCGCTAAAGATGTTTCGCGGAGGTCGCACCTTGGAAGAGATCGCCCGGGAGCGGAAAATCGCCGTGGGCACCGTGGCGACGCATCTGGCGAAGGCGATTGAATTGGGTGAGCCGGTGGATATTGAGAAGCTGGTGCCGAAGAAGAAGCATGCGGCTATTTTGCAGGCGTTTGATCAGTGCGGCTTGGAATCGCTCGGGCCGGTGAAGGATAAATTGGGTGAGGGATATGATTATCCCGAGCTGCACATCATGCGGGCAGCGGCGCGGAGCGGGCAGGTGAGTTAG
- a CDS encoding LysR family transcriptional regulator — MELHQLRYVVAVAKTGNFSRAAERCHVAQPSLSQQIQKLEDELGQRLFNRLKRGVKLTEAGESFLPRALRILEEVEAARREAEDTQALVRGTVTVGALPTIAPYLLPGVIAQFSRKYPGIEVVVQEDTTARLLKMTTAFEVDLAIMSLPIEENGIEVEKLFSEELLLAVPVNHGLAKKKSVKVTDLEDERFILMKEGHCLGDQVLGFCNRRNFQPNVSCRSAQMETVQALVATGLGVSLVPQMALESGPSNRPVYRSLDGTKPERAIVVIWPKKRTMGRAAKEFLSCLREDCGCK; from the coding sequence ATGGAACTGCATCAGCTCAGATATGTGGTGGCGGTGGCTAAGACGGGAAACTTCTCGCGCGCGGCGGAGCGTTGCCATGTGGCGCAACCTTCGTTGAGCCAGCAGATACAGAAGCTGGAGGATGAATTGGGACAGCGCCTGTTCAATCGTTTGAAGCGCGGGGTGAAACTGACGGAAGCGGGAGAGAGTTTCTTGCCGCGGGCTTTGCGGATATTGGAGGAAGTGGAGGCGGCGCGGCGTGAAGCGGAGGATACGCAGGCGCTGGTGCGCGGCACGGTGACGGTGGGGGCATTGCCGACGATTGCGCCGTATCTGCTGCCAGGTGTTATAGCTCAGTTCTCGAGAAAATACCCGGGCATCGAGGTGGTAGTGCAGGAGGATACGACGGCGCGTTTGCTGAAAATGACGACAGCATTTGAGGTGGACCTGGCCATCATGAGCCTGCCGATTGAAGAGAATGGCATTGAGGTGGAGAAATTATTTTCTGAGGAATTGCTGTTGGCCGTGCCGGTGAATCATGGGTTGGCGAAAAAGAAATCGGTGAAGGTGACGGATCTGGAGGATGAGCGGTTCATCTTGATGAAAGAGGGGCATTGCCTCGGCGATCAAGTGCTGGGCTTTTGCAATCGCCGAAACTTTCAACCGAACGTGAGTTGCCGCAGCGCGCAGATGGAGACGGTGCAGGCATTGGTGGCGACGGGGCTGGGTGTTTCGCTCGTGCCGCAGATGGCGTTGGAATCCGGGCCGAGCAATCGTCCGGTGTATCGTTCACTAGATGGCACGAAACCAGAGCGGGCGATCGTGGTGATTTGGCCGAAGAAACGGACGATGGGGCGGGCGGCGAAGGAGTTTTTGTCGTGTTTGCGGGAGGATTGCGGGTGTAAGTGA
- a CDS encoding sigma-70 family RNA polymerase sigma factor, protein MKRMKPLEEQLLAQLEMFTAFARKRVNDPELAADVVQESLLKAVKSAEQLREDENVTAWFYRILRRTIIDLYRRKAANKRAMESFEAEMKSPPDKEEERTACACVAVLVPTLKPEYGELVRRLDLEGETPEIVAKALGVTPNNLRVRHHRARQQLKEKVEAVCQMCATHGCLDCTCGQER, encoded by the coding sequence ATGAAGAGAATGAAACCGCTCGAAGAACAGTTGCTGGCGCAGTTGGAAATGTTCACGGCGTTTGCCCGGAAGCGGGTGAATGATCCGGAACTGGCGGCGGATGTGGTGCAGGAGAGTTTGTTGAAAGCGGTGAAGTCGGCAGAGCAGTTGCGGGAGGATGAGAATGTCACGGCGTGGTTTTATCGGATCCTGCGACGGACTATCATTGATCTGTATCGGCGGAAGGCGGCGAATAAGCGGGCGATGGAGTCGTTTGAGGCGGAGATGAAGTCGCCGCCAGATAAGGAAGAGGAGCGGACAGCGTGTGCTTGTGTGGCAGTGTTAGTGCCGACGCTGAAGCCGGAGTATGGCGAACTGGTGCGGCGGCTGGATTTGGAGGGAGAAACCCCAGAAATCGTGGCCAAAGCGCTGGGGGTGACACCAAATAATCTACGGGTGCGACATCATCGCGCCCGACAACAACTCAAGGAGAAGGTGGAAGCAGTGTGCCAAATGTGTGCAACGCATGGGTGTTTGGATTGCACATGTGGACAGGAAAGGTGA